In a single window of the Tellurirhabdus bombi genome:
- a CDS encoding DMT family transporter has translation MRTKPTLKDYLHLHFIVLIWGFTAILGLLISVSSLPLVMYRTLLATLGLGALLLLQKKSFAVPTADRFKLLGTGVIIAVHWVAFFGAARIANASVCLAGMATCSLWTSLLEPLVVRRRIQTLEVGLGLVIIAGLYMIFRFEFDKALGLSVAIFSAMLAAVFSIINSQFTHRYPAQIITFYEMGGAFLGSLLGLGLYLGLSNEPMAIIPAPNDWIWIVILALVCTVYAYAASVKLMRKFTAFAINLTVNLEPVYGILLAYLVFGESERMTTGFYAGTLVILLAVLAYPVLSRHFNKVIVE, from the coding sequence ATGCGCACAAAACCAACGCTTAAAGATTACCTGCACCTGCATTTTATTGTGCTGATTTGGGGGTTTACGGCCATTCTGGGATTGCTGATCAGTGTTTCTTCGCTTCCTCTGGTCATGTACCGGACCTTGCTGGCCACGCTCGGCTTGGGTGCGTTGTTGCTTCTGCAAAAGAAATCCTTTGCCGTTCCGACAGCAGATCGTTTCAAGCTCTTGGGAACCGGTGTTATCATTGCGGTGCATTGGGTGGCTTTTTTCGGAGCGGCCCGCATTGCCAACGCTTCGGTCTGTCTGGCCGGTATGGCCACCTGCTCGCTCTGGACGAGTTTGCTTGAGCCACTGGTTGTTAGACGCCGCATTCAAACGCTGGAAGTTGGACTGGGTCTGGTTATTATTGCCGGACTTTACATGATTTTTCGGTTTGAATTTGATAAAGCCCTGGGGCTATCGGTTGCTATTTTCTCGGCCATGTTAGCCGCTGTTTTTTCCATCATTAACAGTCAATTTACGCACCGCTATCCGGCTCAGATAATAACCTTTTACGAAATGGGCGGTGCTTTTCTGGGTTCATTGCTAGGGCTGGGGTTATATTTGGGACTTTCGAATGAACCGATGGCCATAATCCCGGCTCCCAACGACTGGATCTGGATTGTCATTCTGGCTCTAGTATGTACTGTTTATGCCTACGCTGCTTCTGTTAAACTCATGCGTAAGTTTACAGCCTTTGCGATCAACCTGACGGTCAATCTGGAGCCGGTTTATGGCATCCTGCTGGCTTACCTGGTTTTTGGCGAAAGCGAACGCATGACAACAGGATTTTACGCCGGAACACTGGTCATCTTACTGGCTGTACTCGCCTATCCAGTGCTGAGTCGGCATTTTAATAAGGTAATTGTTGAGTAA